From the Lepidochelys kempii isolate rLepKem1 chromosome 2, rLepKem1.hap2, whole genome shotgun sequence genome, one window contains:
- the LOC140906966 gene encoding maestro heat-like repeat-containing protein family member 2B, which produces MSSQELIEDLPLESEPSSILSSSVAAVCNLSKLKPPLELESHLLRAVLYSVFTMGTGKDTAHFQALHKAYADSLDIMLRSLLTETLTTDKLQHLLEHINFWMHSRVTQERARSIRSSAALL; this is translated from the exons ATGTCTTCTCAG GAGTTGATTGAAGACCTCCCCCTGGAGTCtgagccaagctccatcctctccaGCTCCGTGGCTGCAGTTTGCAACCTCAG caaactgaagccgccTCTTGAGCTGGAATCACACCTCCTGCGGGCTGTCCTGTACAGCGTTTTTACCATGGGCACAGGGAAGGACACCGCTCACTTCCAG GCTCTTCACAAGGCCTATGCAGACAGCCTGGACATTATGCTGAGGAGCCTGCTCACAGAAACCCTTACCACGGACaaactgcagcacctcttggag CACATCAATTTCTGGATGCACTCCAGAGTGACGCAAGAGAGAGCCAGGtccatacggagcagcgctgccctaCTCTGA